A region of Piscinibacter gummiphilus DNA encodes the following proteins:
- a CDS encoding porin family protein, which produces MITLSARAATLVATALVLPQVARANELDRSAWVQLGAYRPAIDSHLRVDSSSGQGTTIDFERDLGLDDSKTVGSLLIGARWAERWRFEFEYFELTRGARQHLIDRDIVIDEITYPAQVEITSEFDTKVYRAGVGYAFLREPDAEAGVIGGLHVTTFRAAFEGLGSFNGSLLAVQKDRRDETVPLPTVGAFGTWLVSPQWLLSGRADLFYLKFDHYRGRLFNLQGNVMYRVSPNVSLGAGYRLTDYRLDADDTGWRGRLELTYKGPQLMLEAGF; this is translated from the coding sequence ATGATCACACTTTCCGCGCGGGCGGCCACGCTGGTGGCCACGGCCCTCGTGCTGCCGCAAGTGGCACGGGCCAACGAACTGGACCGAAGCGCCTGGGTGCAATTGGGCGCCTACCGGCCGGCCATCGACTCCCACCTGCGGGTCGACTCCAGCAGCGGCCAGGGCACCACCATCGACTTCGAGCGCGACCTGGGCCTCGACGACAGCAAGACCGTGGGCTCGCTGCTGATCGGCGCGCGCTGGGCCGAACGTTGGCGCTTCGAGTTCGAATACTTCGAGCTCACGCGCGGCGCGCGCCAGCACCTGATCGACCGCGACATCGTCATCGACGAGATCACCTACCCGGCCCAGGTCGAGATCACCAGCGAGTTCGACACCAAGGTGTACCGTGCCGGCGTGGGCTACGCGTTCCTGCGCGAGCCCGACGCCGAGGCGGGGGTGATCGGCGGGCTGCACGTGACCACGTTCCGCGCGGCCTTCGAAGGGCTCGGGTCCTTCAACGGCAGCCTGCTCGCGGTGCAGAAGGACCGGCGCGACGAGACCGTGCCGCTGCCCACCGTGGGCGCGTTCGGCACGTGGCTCGTGTCGCCGCAGTGGCTGCTGTCGGGACGGGCCGACCTGTTCTACCTGAAGTTCGACCACTACCGCGGGCGCCTCTTCAACCTGCAGGGCAACGTGATGTACCGCGTGAGCCCCAACGTCAGCCTCGGCGCGGGCTATCGCCTCACCGACTACCGGCTCGACGCCGACGACACCGGCTGGCGCGGCCGGCTCGAGCTGACCTACAAGGGCCCCCAACTCATGCTCGAGGCCGGCTTCTGA
- a CDS encoding cytochrome c yields MIRRIALVLLALALLLAAAVVWLNSRGEDPIPAGAAPTQGTPEQVARGRYLATAGNCQGCHTVPGGDAYAGGRAIDTPFGAVFSSNLTPDPDTGIGTWSADHLWRALHHGRSADGRMLYPAFPYPNYTHVTREDSDAIYAYLRTLAPVRRTNTAHTVGFPYNTRPALAVWRALFFSPGGSLADASQSADWNRGAYLVQGLGHCNACHSARNLLGGTTGVLDLSGGLIPMQNWYAPSLASPDEAGVADWEVAEIVALLRDGVSPRATVIGPMAEVVRNSTQHLAAADLQAMATYLKALPQRPREPAPPASAASAASAPAAMRLNTRGREVYELHCAQCHGVEGQGVSGAYPALAKNRAVTMEPPANLVRAVLLGGYAPATAGNPRPYGMPPFATVLDENDVAAVLTYVRTHFGNEGTAVTALEVHRYRTHD; encoded by the coding sequence ATGATCCGCCGCATCGCCCTCGTGCTGCTGGCCCTCGCGCTGCTGCTCGCCGCGGCGGTGGTGTGGCTCAACTCGCGGGGCGAAGACCCCATCCCCGCCGGCGCCGCCCCCACGCAGGGCACGCCCGAGCAGGTGGCCCGCGGCCGCTACCTCGCCACCGCGGGCAACTGCCAGGGCTGCCACACGGTGCCCGGCGGCGACGCCTACGCCGGCGGGCGGGCCATCGACACCCCGTTCGGTGCCGTCTTCTCGTCGAACCTCACGCCCGACCCCGACACCGGCATCGGCACCTGGTCGGCCGACCACCTGTGGCGTGCGCTGCACCATGGCCGCTCGGCCGACGGGCGCATGCTGTACCCGGCCTTCCCGTACCCGAACTACACGCACGTCACCCGCGAGGACTCGGACGCGATCTACGCGTACCTGCGCACCCTCGCGCCGGTGCGGCGAACGAACACGGCCCACACCGTGGGTTTCCCGTACAACACGCGCCCCGCGCTCGCGGTGTGGCGCGCGCTGTTCTTCTCGCCGGGCGGCAGCCTCGCCGACGCGTCGCAGAGCGCCGACTGGAACCGCGGCGCCTACCTCGTGCAGGGCCTCGGGCACTGCAACGCGTGCCATTCCGCGCGCAACCTGCTCGGCGGCACCACCGGCGTGCTGGACCTGAGCGGCGGGCTGATCCCGATGCAGAACTGGTACGCCCCGTCGCTCGCGTCACCCGACGAGGCCGGCGTGGCCGACTGGGAGGTCGCCGAGATCGTGGCCCTGCTGCGCGACGGCGTCTCGCCCCGCGCCACGGTGATCGGCCCGATGGCCGAGGTGGTGCGGAACAGCACCCAGCACCTGGCCGCGGCCGACCTGCAGGCGATGGCCACGTACCTGAAGGCCCTGCCGCAACGCCCCCGCGAGCCGGCGCCACCCGCCAGCGCGGCGAGTGCGGCCAGCGCCCCCGCGGCCATGCGCCTGAACACCCGCGGCCGCGAGGTGTACGAACTGCATTGCGCGCAATGCCATGGCGTGGAGGGCCAGGGCGTGTCGGGCGCCTACCCCGCGCTCGCGAAGAACCGGGCCGTCACGATGGAGCCGCCCGCCAACCTCGTGCGCGCCGTGCTGCTGGGCGGCTACGCCCCGGCCACGGCCGGCAACCCGCGGCCGTACGGCATGCCGCCGTTCGCCACGGTGCTCGACGAGAACGACGTGGCCGCGGTGCTGACGTACGTGCGCACGCATTTCGGGAACGAAGGCACGGCGGTGACGGCGCTCGAGGTGCACCGGTACCGGACGCACGACTGA
- a CDS encoding c-type cytochrome — MSLRSLLTRAALGALLAAPALAAPPPFEDSIAQRVQACTGCHGDQGRAGPDGFYPRLAGKPAGYLHHQLLNFRDGRRHYPLMTHLVAPLTDTYLLEMATYFSQLDVPYPPPAGQPPADVVARGESLVYRGDPMRDVPACVSCHGERLTGVAPAIPGLLGLPRDYLNAQFGAWRTGKRRAHGPDCMFEVAKRLDLTDINAVSSWLASRPVPVPAKADTSLPKPLPMPCGGVPQEAAK, encoded by the coding sequence ATGTCCCTCCGTTCGCTGCTGACCCGCGCCGCCCTCGGCGCCCTGCTGGCCGCCCCGGCGCTGGCTGCGCCGCCGCCGTTCGAGGACTCCATCGCCCAGCGTGTCCAGGCCTGCACCGGCTGCCACGGCGACCAGGGCCGCGCCGGCCCCGACGGCTTCTACCCGCGCCTCGCGGGCAAGCCGGCCGGCTACCTGCACCACCAGCTGCTGAACTTCCGCGACGGGCGGCGGCACTACCCGCTGATGACCCACCTGGTGGCGCCGCTGACCGACACCTACCTGCTCGAGATGGCGACGTACTTCTCCCAGCTCGACGTGCCCTACCCGCCGCCGGCCGGCCAGCCGCCCGCGGACGTGGTGGCCCGCGGCGAGTCGCTCGTGTACCGCGGCGACCCGATGCGCGACGTGCCGGCCTGCGTGTCCTGCCACGGCGAACGCCTGACGGGCGTGGCCCCGGCCATCCCGGGCCTGCTGGGCCTGCCGCGCGACTACCTCAACGCCCAGTTCGGCGCCTGGCGCACCGGCAAGCGCCGCGCCCACGGGCCCGACTGCATGTTCGAGGTCGCCAAGCGCCTGGACCTCACCGACATCAACGCGGTCTCGTCCTGGCTGGCCTCGCGGCCGGTGCCCGTGCCGGCGAAGGCCGACACCTCGCTGCCGAAGCCGCTGCCGATGCCCTGCGGCGGCGTGCCGCAGGAGGCGGCGAAATGA